A part of Paraliobacillus zengyii genomic DNA contains:
- a CDS encoding Ig domain protein group 2 domain protein, which yields MIISLVLVASLFGFGIPSVLAEGPTDPAPEINPSGNANGMSVLFDNVHGQTAGAADWVIDGAFSDFAEAIANEGYYVKELRKEGRITLSDLRNYEVFVIPEANIPFSTQEQQALLDYVDQGGSIFFITDHYNADRNKNRWDASEVFNGYRRGAWNDPTLGMSQEEANSFYMTNVNSSDWMSDNFGIRIRYNSLGNIAGDIIVSPQQSFDITEDVTEMTMHAGSTLAITDPNKAKGIVYVEETTQAWAHAVDQGVYNGGGVEEGPYVAISKPSLGKVAVIGDSSPVEDITPKYKREENGQTKTTYDGFYDQDNHVLLTNLINWLAEQESYTSFDQVSGLQLDQPTDLLTIENPETSTEPEQEPWASPAPGYDWWDRSTFSAGSYGYEDGDGGGEEPPTETDGTENFESGSKGAYAAGNVSLDSGEWHFDNALLGTLASDKKDGTQSARIRSNGSIKMNFDVEIAESVTVSHANFGSDTGATWSLQKSTNGGSSWTNVAGPFTSSSFLEEKTISVGETGSVRFQIVVNGTSSKRINIDNFIINP from the coding sequence ATGATAATTAGTTTAGTGTTGGTAGCAAGTTTATTTGGATTTGGGATTCCGAGTGTTTTAGCTGAGGGTCCAACAGATCCAGCACCTGAGATTAACCCGTCTGGAAATGCTAACGGAATGTCTGTGTTATTTGATAACGTCCACGGTCAAACAGCTGGAGCAGCTGACTGGGTAATTGATGGTGCATTTTCTGATTTTGCCGAAGCAATTGCAAATGAAGGCTACTATGTAAAAGAATTAAGAAAAGAAGGAAGAATTACCTTAAGTGATTTGAGGAATTATGAGGTATTTGTTATTCCAGAAGCCAATATACCTTTTTCTACTCAAGAACAACAAGCATTACTAGATTATGTGGATCAAGGCGGTAGTATTTTTTTTATCACAGATCATTATAACGCAGATAGAAATAAAAACAGGTGGGACGCTTCAGAAGTTTTTAATGGATATCGCAGAGGGGCGTGGAATGATCCAACGCTTGGCATGAGCCAAGAAGAAGCGAATTCCTTTTATATGACGAATGTGAATAGCTCTGACTGGATGTCTGATAATTTTGGAATCCGTATTCGTTACAATTCACTTGGTAATATTGCTGGTGATATTATCGTTTCCCCACAGCAAAGTTTTGATATTACCGAAGATGTAACAGAAATGACTATGCACGCAGGTTCTACACTTGCGATAACTGATCCAAATAAAGCGAAAGGTATTGTATATGTCGAAGAGACAACACAAGCATGGGCGCACGCAGTCGATCAAGGTGTCTACAATGGCGGTGGTGTAGAAGAAGGTCCATATGTAGCAATTTCAAAACCAAGTCTAGGAAAAGTTGCAGTGATTGGAGATTCTTCACCTGTTGAGGATATTACACCAAAATATAAACGAGAAGAAAATGGTCAAACAAAAACAACGTACGATGGTTTCTATGATCAGGATAATCATGTATTATTAACGAATTTGATTAATTGGTTAGCAGAACAAGAAAGCTATACTTCATTTGATCAGGTTTCTGGTCTGCAACTAGATCAGCCGACTGATTTATTAACAATTGAAAATCCAGAGACATCTACAGAGCCTGAGCAAGAGCCATGGGCAAGCCCAGCTCCAGGATATGATTGGTGGGATAGGTCTACTTTTAGTGCGGGCTCCTATGGATATGAAGATGGAGATGGAGGCGGTGAAGAACCACCGACTGAAACAGACGGCACTGAGAATTTCGAAAGTGGCAGTAAAGGTGCATATGCTGCTGGAAATGTTTCTTTAGATTCAGGAGAATGGCATTTTGACAACGCACTCCTTGGTACGTTAGCATCTGATAAAAAGGACGGCACACAATCTGCACGTATTCGTTCCAATGGCAGTATTAAGATGAATTTTGATGTAGAAATTGCTGAATCAGTTACCGTATCACATGCGAATTTCGGAAGTGACACCGGTGCCACGTGGTCACTTCAGAAATCGACCAATGGTGGTAGTAGTTGGACAAATGTTGCTGGGCCTTTTACAAGTAGCAGTTTCCTTGAAGAAAAAACTATCTCTGTGGGCGAAACAGGATCCGTTCGCTTTCAAATCGTTGTCAATGGGACTTCGAGTAAACGGATCAATATTGATAATTTTATTATAAATCCATAA
- a CDS encoding phosphate/phosphite/phosphonate ABC transporter substrate-binding protein has product MLKKFMVGLGILLLVLFLASCGNSEEGEEEATENEAETTETEEASAEVVEENKSLDKLSIGFVPSRDPEEIITATEPLKNLLIEEMSSLGYDIGEVDITVGTNYEAVGEALSAGTTDVGLIPGGTYVLYDDGAEVILTATRAGLNNDSDKAIDWNNNKPTDASDEQVTYYRALMIAGPSEKGQELAEKVNNGEELSFEDINSASWSVMSSSSPAGYIYPALWLDDKFDKTITDLDNVVQADSYGSAFARLAAEQIDVMVTYADARRDNAEAWESDFEREESIWDETNVIGVTSGIYNDTVSVSKNSENMDDDLKAALQQAFINIAETEEGKEVISIYNHEGYQEATSEDYDAEREAQELVQSLN; this is encoded by the coding sequence ATGTTAAAGAAATTTATGGTTGGATTAGGTATATTACTATTGGTTTTATTTTTAGCCTCTTGCGGAAATTCTGAAGAGGGTGAAGAAGAAGCAACTGAAAATGAAGCAGAAACGACAGAAACAGAAGAAGCTTCAGCAGAGGTAGTGGAAGAAAATAAATCTTTAGATAAGCTTTCTATTGGCTTTGTACCTTCAAGAGATCCAGAAGAAATTATCACGGCTACTGAGCCACTTAAAAATTTATTAATAGAAGAAATGTCTTCTCTTGGTTATGATATCGGAGAAGTAGATATTACCGTTGGAACAAATTATGAGGCTGTAGGAGAAGCACTTTCGGCTGGAACTACAGATGTTGGGTTGATACCAGGTGGAACTTATGTTTTATATGACGATGGAGCAGAAGTAATTTTAACTGCCACTCGTGCAGGATTGAATAATGATTCTGACAAAGCTATAGATTGGAATAATAATAAACCAACAGATGCATCAGATGAGCAAGTTACTTACTATCGCGCATTAATGATTGCAGGACCTTCAGAAAAGGGACAAGAATTAGCGGAAAAAGTAAATAATGGAGAAGAATTAAGCTTTGAAGATATAAATAGTGCATCGTGGTCAGTGATGTCATCTTCATCACCTGCAGGTTATATTTATCCAGCACTTTGGTTAGATGATAAGTTTGATAAAACTATTACAGATTTAGATAATGTAGTGCAAGCGGATTCCTACGGTAGTGCATTTGCACGACTTGCAGCAGAGCAAATTGATGTAATGGTTACCTATGCAGACGCTCGTCGTGATAATGCGGAGGCTTGGGAAAGTGATTTTGAGCGTGAAGAATCGATTTGGGACGAAACAAATGTTATTGGTGTAACATCAGGAATTTATAACGACACAGTTAGTGTGAGTAAGAATTCTGAAAACATGGACGATGACTTAAAAGCAGCACTTCAGCAGGCATTTATAAATATTGCTGAAACAGAAGAAGGGAAAGAAGTTATTTCGATCTATAATCATGAGGGATATCAGGAGGCTACTTCTGAAGATTATGATGCAGAACGTGAAGCGCAAGAATTAGTTCAATCACTAAATTAA
- the phnE gene encoding phosphonate ABC transporter, permease protein PhnE: MEMIEKQLMNVPRNNRYILIVTALVASLFIWSFSAVNLENVEESGWVIATNILQGIVTPDLDLLLNVTSQGVLYLLVETIAIAFLGTIIGALLAIPLAFLSASNVVPKPVAFVTRLLLIFIRTVPALVYGLMFIRVTGPGPFAGVLTIALISIGMLAKLYVDAIEDLDTSILESMTSIGCNTFEKIRYGIVPQLFAIFLSIMIYRFDMNLREASILGLVGAGGIGAPLIFAMNAYRWTEVGSILIGLMILILLVELFSNHIRTKLIKG, from the coding sequence ATGGAAATGATAGAAAAGCAATTAATGAATGTACCTCGTAATAATCGTTATATTTTAATCGTGACAGCCCTCGTTGCTTCCTTATTTATATGGTCCTTTTCAGCAGTGAATCTTGAAAATGTTGAGGAAAGTGGCTGGGTAATTGCGACAAATATTTTACAAGGTATTGTCACTCCAGATTTAGATTTATTATTAAATGTGACATCACAAGGGGTATTGTATTTACTGGTTGAGACGATAGCGATTGCTTTTTTAGGCACGATTATTGGAGCTTTATTAGCTATTCCATTAGCCTTTTTATCGGCGTCAAACGTGGTGCCTAAGCCTGTAGCATTTGTTACAAGACTATTACTGATTTTTATCAGAACAGTTCCTGCTTTGGTTTATGGATTAATGTTTATTCGGGTGACAGGACCAGGACCTTTTGCAGGTGTGCTCACCATTGCGCTTATTTCGATTGGAATGCTAGCGAAGCTTTATGTGGACGCAATTGAAGATTTAGATACAAGCATTCTGGAGTCCATGACATCGATTGGCTGTAACACGTTTGAAAAGATCCGATATGGGATCGTACCTCAATTATTTGCGATTTTTCTATCTATTATGATATATCGCTTCGACATGAATTTAAGAGAAGCTTCTATTCTAGGCTTGGTAGGCGCTGGGGGTATAGGTGCACCTCTAATTTTTGCGATGAATGCCTACAGATGGACAGAAGTAGGGTCTATCTTAATTGGTTTAATGATCCTTATTTTACTAGTGGAATTATTCTCTAACCATATTCGAACAAAATTAATCAAAGGATAA
- the phnC gene encoding phosphonate ABC transporter ATP-binding protein, with protein sequence MIEFINVEKRYGKDVLALRDINLSIEQGEFVAIIGLSGAGKSTLLRCINRMHDITEGRLLVDDIEVGQLKGKGVRKLRRKIGMIFQSFNLVTRTTVLKNVLVSFIPDLPVWRKITGIFSKEHKIKALTALDQVGILDKAYARVDQLSGGQQQRVALARTLAQNPFIILADEPIASLDPVTSKQVMKDFKKINQDMQISVIMNIHHVEVALEYADRIIGIRTGEIVYDGHANEVTPEILDYIYKGKLDEIKEEIEEKGKEVYV encoded by the coding sequence ATGATAGAATTTATAAATGTTGAAAAAAGGTATGGAAAAGATGTATTGGCACTGCGGGATATAAACTTATCAATAGAACAAGGCGAATTTGTCGCCATAATTGGTTTATCTGGGGCTGGTAAATCAACTTTATTACGATGTATTAATCGGATGCATGATATCACAGAGGGAAGACTCCTGGTGGATGATATTGAAGTAGGACAGTTAAAAGGAAAAGGTGTCCGAAAGCTAAGAAGGAAAATTGGAATGATTTTTCAATCTTTTAATCTAGTTACCCGTACAACAGTGTTAAAAAATGTCCTAGTTTCCTTTATACCGGACTTACCTGTTTGGCGTAAAATAACGGGAATATTTTCAAAGGAACATAAGATAAAGGCACTTACTGCCTTGGATCAAGTTGGAATTTTGGACAAGGCTTATGCGCGTGTAGATCAATTATCTGGTGGTCAACAACAACGGGTGGCTTTAGCAAGAACATTGGCACAAAACCCTTTCATTATTTTAGCGGATGAACCCATTGCCTCCTTGGATCCTGTTACTTCAAAACAAGTAATGAAAGATTTTAAAAAAATAAATCAAGATATGCAAATATCCGTAATTATGAATATTCACCATGTCGAAGTGGCTTTAGAATATGCTGATCGCATTATTGGTATTCGGACTGGAGAGATTGTCTATGATGGTCATGCGAACGAAGTTACTCCTGAAATTCTTGACTATATATACAAGGGAAAACTAGATGAAATAAAGGAAGAAATCGAGGAGAAGGGGAAAGAAGTATATGTATGA
- the phnE gene encoding phosphonate ABC transporter, permease protein PhnE gives MYDKIFPPKKIILPNGKSILEKRSRTPIILLVIVIAIWLSVYFTNFQLEILIRRWQQFFVIIGDMIPPKWEYLPYLWQPLMDTIKMSLLGSIFGSVIAIPVAFLAASNMVKQKAIVLLAKVFLSILRTLPTLVSALIATFIFGLGTLAGTVAIFLFTLAYVGKLLYEQIENVDMGAFEAMESIGMTRIHAFRHAIFPQVLPNFLSTSLFCFEGNVRYAAILGYVGAGGIGLLLNEGLGWRDYASVGMILFMLAITVFLIETVSEHFRKKLM, from the coding sequence ATGTATGATAAAATATTTCCTCCTAAAAAAATAATATTACCAAACGGAAAATCCATTCTGGAGAAACGTTCACGTACACCTATTATTTTATTAGTTATAGTGATTGCGATATGGCTATCAGTATATTTCACTAATTTCCAATTGGAAATTTTAATACGAAGATGGCAACAGTTTTTCGTTATTATTGGAGATATGATACCCCCTAAATGGGAGTACCTTCCATATTTGTGGCAGCCATTAATGGATACGATAAAAATGTCTTTACTTGGTTCTATTTTTGGTTCCGTTATAGCGATTCCAGTTGCCTTTTTAGCTGCTTCTAATATGGTGAAACAAAAAGCAATTGTCTTACTTGCAAAAGTATTTCTAAGTATCTTAAGGACACTGCCCACATTAGTTTCAGCCCTTATTGCAACTTTTATTTTTGGTCTTGGGACGCTTGCCGGAACTGTAGCGATCTTCTTATTTACACTTGCATATGTTGGAAAACTTCTATATGAACAAATAGAGAATGTTGATATGGGAGCTTTTGAAGCAATGGAATCAATTGGAATGACGCGGATTCATGCTTTTCGTCATGCAATATTCCCTCAAGTATTGCCTAATTTTTTATCGACTTCTTTATTTTGCTTTGAAGGAAATGTACGCTATGCAGCCATATTAGGATATGTTGGTGCAGGTGGGATAGGACTTTTACTTAACGAAGGTCTCGGTTGGCGAGATTATGCGAGCGTCGGGATGATCTTATTCATGCTTGCTATCACAGTATTTTTAATTGAAACCGTTAGTGAGCACTTCAGGAAAAAGCTGATGTAA